A genome region from Dickeya dadantii NCPPB 898 includes the following:
- a CDS encoding iron-containing alcohol dehydrogenase family protein yields the protein MTQQVFFPATVLRGAGVSQQLGEVCARLGSRVLVVGGHQALTAAQTLIIEQLRQAGVTLTAVEWSGEQCSVSQIERLCARVRETGSDLLLAVGGGKALDTGKAVAFQCGIPAVTLPTIAATCAAVTPLSVRYHDDGHFHDLYHLPVAPAAVVIDSALLVRAPLRWLAAGLGDTLAKWYEFRVIDTGDNGSGFAASSRANSEICFRLIEQHGEAACRAVMDGQPSDALDQVLDAIFLFAGLTSLMASGAHAAASHALYEGFTVCDKTREFGHGLLVGFGNLCLLALEQRSDEELLAAIRLAQACAVPLTLAAICPDLSEAELAAIVRASVDAPDMANMPFTVTEQRVRQAIHRVETLATSVAA from the coding sequence ATGACACAACAGGTCTTTTTCCCCGCCACCGTGTTGCGTGGCGCAGGAGTCAGTCAACAGTTGGGCGAAGTGTGCGCCCGGCTCGGGAGTCGGGTATTGGTCGTGGGAGGGCATCAGGCCCTGACGGCAGCGCAGACGCTGATTATCGAGCAACTGCGGCAAGCCGGGGTAACGCTGACCGCGGTGGAGTGGTCCGGCGAGCAGTGCAGCGTCAGTCAGATTGAACGGCTGTGCGCGCGGGTGCGTGAAACCGGCAGCGATCTGCTGCTGGCGGTCGGCGGCGGCAAGGCGCTGGATACCGGTAAAGCGGTAGCGTTTCAGTGCGGCATTCCAGCAGTGACGCTACCGACGATTGCCGCCACGTGTGCCGCGGTGACGCCGCTGTCGGTTCGTTACCATGATGACGGGCATTTCCACGATTTGTATCACCTGCCGGTGGCGCCGGCGGCGGTGGTGATCGACAGCGCGCTACTGGTGCGTGCACCGCTGCGCTGGCTGGCGGCCGGGCTGGGAGATACGCTGGCAAAATGGTATGAGTTTCGCGTTATCGACACGGGCGACAACGGCAGCGGCTTTGCCGCATCGTCACGAGCTAACAGTGAGATCTGTTTTCGCTTAATCGAACAGCACGGCGAGGCCGCCTGCCGTGCCGTAATGGACGGACAACCCAGCGACGCACTTGATCAGGTGCTGGACGCCATCTTCCTGTTCGCCGGGCTGACGTCGCTGATGGCCAGCGGCGCACACGCGGCGGCGTCTCATGCGTTGTACGAAGGATTTACCGTTTGTGATAAGACCCGCGAATTCGGTCACGGCCTGCTGGTCGGCTTCGGCAATCTGTGTCTGCTGGCGCTGGAGCAGCGTAGTGATGAAGAGCTGCTGGCGGCGATTCGGCTGGCTCAGGCTTGTGCAGTGCCGCTGACGCTGGCGGCGATCTGCCCGGATCTGTCAGAGGCGGAGCTGGCGGCGATCGTTCGTGCATCGGTTGATGCGCCGGATATGGCGAATATGCCGTTTACCGTAACGGAGCAGCGGGTGCGTCAGGCGATACACCGGGTGGAGACGCTGGCGACCAGCGTGGCGGCGTAA
- the manD gene encoding D-mannonate dehydratase ManD — protein MKIISAEVFVTCPGRNFVTLKITTDDGVTGIGDATLNGRELSVASYLKDHICPQLIGRDARQIEDIWQYFYKGAYWRRGPVTMSAISAVDMALWDIKGKAANMPLYQLLGGASRSGVMVYCHTTGHSIDEVLEDYARHRDQGFKAIRVQCGIPGMKTTYGMAKGKGLAYEPATKGNWPEEQIWSTEKYLDFMPNLFEAVRSKFGFNEHLLHDMHHRLTPIEAARFGKSVEPYRLFWMEDPTPAENQACFRLIRQHTVTPIAVGEVFNSIWDCKQLIEEQLIDYIRTTITHAGGITGMRRIADFASLYQVRTGSHGPSDLSPVCMAAALHFDLWVPNFGIQEFMGYSEQMLDVFPHSWTFEDGYMHPGDKPGLGIEFDEKLAAKYPYEPAYLPIARLEDGTLWNW, from the coding sequence GTGAAAATTATTAGCGCAGAGGTGTTTGTCACCTGTCCGGGACGTAATTTCGTTACCTTGAAAATCACCACCGATGATGGCGTCACCGGTATTGGCGACGCCACATTGAACGGACGCGAGCTCTCGGTGGCGTCTTACCTTAAGGATCACATTTGCCCGCAGTTGATCGGCCGCGATGCCCGGCAGATCGAAGACATCTGGCAATACTTCTATAAAGGCGCCTACTGGCGCCGCGGCCCGGTCACCATGTCGGCCATTTCCGCCGTCGATATGGCGCTCTGGGACATCAAGGGTAAAGCGGCGAACATGCCGCTCTACCAGTTACTGGGCGGCGCTTCCCGCAGCGGCGTTATGGTGTATTGCCATACTACCGGCCATTCCATCGACGAGGTGCTGGAAGACTATGCCCGACACCGCGACCAGGGTTTCAAAGCCATTCGGGTACAGTGCGGCATCCCAGGGATGAAAACCACCTACGGCATGGCGAAAGGCAAAGGGCTGGCGTACGAACCCGCCACCAAAGGCAACTGGCCGGAAGAGCAGATCTGGTCAACGGAGAAGTACCTCGACTTCATGCCCAACCTGTTTGAAGCCGTACGCAGTAAGTTTGGTTTTAATGAACACCTGCTGCACGACATGCACCACCGCCTGACGCCGATTGAAGCGGCGCGTTTCGGCAAAAGCGTGGAACCCTACCGGTTGTTCTGGATGGAAGACCCGACGCCTGCCGAAAATCAGGCGTGCTTCCGCCTGATTCGCCAGCACACCGTCACGCCGATCGCGGTTGGTGAGGTGTTCAACAGTATCTGGGATTGTAAGCAACTGATCGAAGAGCAGTTAATCGATTACATCCGCACGACCATCACTCACGCCGGCGGCATCACCGGTATGCGCCGTATCGCCGACTTTGCCTCGCTGTATCAGGTTCGCACCGGATCGCACGGCCCGTCGGATCTTTCGCCGGTCTGCATGGCTGCCGCGCTGCATTTCGATCTCTGGGTACCGAACTTCGGTATTCAGGAGTTCATGGGGTATTCCGAACAGATGCTCGACGTGTTCCCGCATAGCTGGACATTTGAAGACGGCTATATGCACCCCGGCGACAAACCCGGTCTGGGGATCGAGTTTGATGAAAAACTGGCGGCCAAATATCCCTATGAACCCGCCTATCTGCCGATTGCCCGTCTGGAAGACGGCACGCTGTGGAACTGGTAA
- a CDS encoding Zn-dependent oxidoreductase, with protein MKSIVIEHPNALTIADRDPPQPAHGDVRVKVQLAGICGSDSHIYRGHNPFAKYPRVIGHEFFGVIDAVGEGVDAARIGERVAVDPVVSCGHCYPCSVGRPNVCTALTVLGVHRDGGFSQYAAVPARNAYRIPDSIPDEFAVMVEPFTIAANVAAQVRPTEQDTVLIYGAGPMGLTSVQVLKGVYHVKDVIVVDRIPERLVMAQHCGADMVLDNREHPLAETLKQRGIQPTLIIDAACHPGILQEAISLASPAARIAIMGFSSEPSQITQQSITSKELSIFSSRLNAHKFPQVIEWLEQRLIDPAKLITHRFHYADVVQAIDIFEKDQKRCCKVLLTFEEA; from the coding sequence ATGAAAAGCATTGTGATTGAACACCCCAACGCGCTGACGATTGCCGATCGCGACCCCCCCCAGCCCGCGCATGGCGACGTCAGGGTCAAGGTCCAACTGGCCGGGATTTGCGGTTCCGACAGCCATATCTATCGCGGCCACAACCCGTTCGCCAAATACCCGCGCGTCATCGGCCATGAATTCTTTGGCGTTATCGATGCCGTCGGCGAAGGAGTGGATGCTGCGCGCATCGGCGAACGGGTTGCGGTCGACCCGGTGGTCAGTTGTGGTCATTGCTACCCGTGCTCCGTCGGGCGGCCAAACGTTTGTACCGCTCTGACCGTTCTTGGCGTGCACCGTGACGGCGGTTTTAGCCAATACGCCGCCGTTCCGGCCAGAAACGCCTACCGCATTCCCGACAGCATTCCCGACGAGTTCGCGGTTATGGTGGAACCCTTTACCATTGCCGCCAACGTAGCCGCGCAAGTCCGGCCGACCGAACAGGATACCGTGCTGATATACGGCGCCGGGCCGATGGGGTTGACTTCGGTGCAGGTGCTCAAAGGGGTCTACCACGTTAAAGACGTGATTGTGGTCGATCGCATTCCCGAACGTCTGGTCATGGCACAGCACTGCGGCGCGGACATGGTGCTGGATAATCGTGAGCACCCGCTGGCGGAGACACTAAAACAGCGTGGTATCCAGCCCACGCTGATCATTGATGCCGCCTGCCATCCCGGCATTCTGCAGGAGGCTATCTCGCTGGCCTCGCCGGCGGCGCGTATCGCCATCATGGGTTTTTCCAGCGAACCCAGCCAGATTACCCAGCAGAGCATTACCAGCAAGGAGTTGTCCATTTTCTCATCCCGCCTCAACGCCCATAAATTCCCACAGGTGATTGAATGGCTGGAACAGCGATTGATTGACCCGGCGAAACTGATCACACACCGGTTTCATTATGCCGATGTCGTTCAGGCTATCGATATCTTTGAGAAAGACCAGAAGCGCTGCTGCAAGGTGTTATTAACGTTTGAAGAGGCATAG